The following are from one region of the Halarcobacter sp. genome:
- a CDS encoding nitrite/sulfite reductase: MAKESKAQRVERIKKEKDGLDVLQDIYLYAITGEEVDPEDIDRFKWYGLYTQNRNLQAEDDPTLYFMLRVKLISGELTLPQLKMIAEISEKYARGTADFTTRQDLQFHYIRVVDLPEVFRLLDTVGLNTIFAAGDVPRNVVSCPVNGIDKDEISDVRDVVEKINEALKGNKAFSNLPRKFKIGVNGCSKNCMHHEMQDLSFNAVKQDNGRIQFAVSVGGGLASNRRVADHIGFITPSQVIPLTKAVIKIYRDNGNRENRRKARLGHIIEEWGIERFREVLQDSLNFKIKDENDIEYVHSKFREHFGINESTEKGKSFIGCALNSGHIGLDGLNKLIELFEKYEATALKATVTQNIIITSVPSKNAEAMAKELEDAGISPFPSNFKARVQACTGLNFCKFAISETKGKAKEVVDYLEEKFPEFGERVAISINGCPNSCAHSHIADIGLIGTKVKKDGKPVVGYEMVVAGFLHGKETEYAQKTGIKFAEEDTKEYIENMILEYQNSEHSSFRNYLLTKAN; this comes from the coding sequence ATGGCAAAAGAGAGTAAAGCTCAAAGAGTTGAACGGATAAAAAAAGAAAAAGATGGTCTTGATGTACTTCAAGACATCTATCTTTATGCAATAACAGGCGAAGAGGTAGACCCAGAGGATATAGACAGATTTAAATGGTATGGTCTATATACTCAAAATAGAAACCTTCAAGCAGAAGATGATCCAACTTTATATTTTATGTTAAGAGTAAAACTAATTAGTGGTGAATTAACTCTTCCTCAGCTAAAAATGATTGCAGAGATTTCTGAAAAATATGCAAGAGGAACTGCTGATTTTACTACAAGACAAGATTTACAATTTCATTACATAAGAGTTGTTGATTTACCTGAAGTTTTTAGACTTCTTGATACAGTAGGATTAAATACAATTTTTGCAGCGGGAGATGTTCCAAGAAATGTTGTTTCATGTCCAGTAAATGGTATAGATAAAGATGAGATTTCTGATGTAAGAGATGTGGTTGAAAAGATTAATGAAGCCCTAAAAGGGAATAAAGCATTCTCGAATCTTCCAAGAAAATTTAAAATTGGAGTAAATGGTTGTTCTAAAAACTGTATGCACCATGAGATGCAAGACCTAAGCTTTAATGCTGTAAAACAAGATAATGGAAGAATCCAATTTGCAGTTAGCGTTGGTGGAGGACTAGCTTCTAATAGAAGAGTTGCAGACCATATAGGATTTATTACACCATCACAAGTAATACCATTAACAAAAGCTGTTATTAAAATCTATAGAGACAATGGTAACAGAGAAAATAGAAGAAAAGCTAGACTTGGACATATCATAGAAGAATGGGGTATTGAAAGATTTAGAGAAGTTTTACAAGACTCTTTAAACTTTAAAATCAAAGATGAAAATGATATTGAGTATGTTCATTCTAAATTTAGAGAACATTTTGGTATAAATGAAAGTACTGAAAAAGGTAAAAGCTTTATTGGTTGTGCTTTAAATTCTGGTCACATTGGTCTTGATGGATTAAATAAATTAATTGAATTATTTGAAAAATATGAAGCAACAGCACTTAAAGCAACTGTTACTCAAAATATTATTATAACTTCTGTTCCAAGTAAAAATGCAGAAGCTATGGCTAAAGAGTTAGAAGATGCTGGTATTTCACCGTTTCCTTCAAACTTTAAAGCAAGAGTTCAAGCTTGTACAGGATTAAACTTCTGTAAATTTGCCATTAGTGAAACAAAAGGGAAAGCAAAAGAGGTAGTTGACTATCTTGAAGAAAAATTCCCTGAATTTGGTGAAAGAGTTGCTATTTCAATAAATGGTTGTCCAAACTCTTGTGCACACTCACATATTGCTGATATTGGACTTATTGGTACAAAAGTAAAAAAAGATGGAAAACCAGTAGTTGGATATGAGATGGTTGTGGCAGGTTTCTTACATGGTAAAGAGACTGAATATGCACAAAAAACAGGGATAAAATTTGCAGAAGAGGATACAAAAGAATATATTGAGAATATGATTCTTGAGTATCAAAATTCTGAACACTCAAGCTTTAGAAACTATCTTCTAACAAAAGCTAATTAA
- a CDS encoding metallophosphoesterase gives MKFIIFATIVLAVMSLLTFYISKRLVSKLHFSNKIKRYINIFLIINLIGVLGYLVVRYNPVVPNLVYFLLSVPIGVIFLLFIATVIYDISASLLKVAPLNENRRTFFKKSLDVSALSLASAVNAKAMYNARNIQLETVDVKIKNLNKPYKIVQLSDIHIGGLIDKEFISSVVNQVNLLKADVVVITGDLVDTDIKYAKEALEELKHLKSKYGTYFIVGNHEYFHGVQSIIDYVNNLGIKTLENESVYIGKRGEGFNLLGVYDIMGNRINAYAPNLKRAMLSTDSAPKILLAHQPKFIEEIKDEKIDLILSGHTHGGQIFPFNFLVKLQQPYVKGLNKHNENTQIYVNKGTGFWGPPMRLGASSEITLLNIS, from the coding sequence ATGAAATTTATTATATTTGCAACAATTGTTTTAGCAGTAATGTCTTTATTAACTTTTTACATATCAAAAAGGCTTGTAAGTAAACTTCATTTTTCTAATAAAATAAAAAGATATATAAATATATTTTTAATAATCAATCTTATTGGTGTTTTAGGTTATTTGGTAGTTAGATATAATCCAGTAGTTCCAAATCTAGTATACTTTTTACTATCTGTACCCATTGGAGTAATATTTTTATTGTTTATTGCAACTGTTATTTATGATATCTCTGCAAGTTTATTAAAAGTAGCTCCATTAAATGAAAATAGACGAACTTTTTTTAAAAAGAGTCTTGATGTCTCAGCACTGAGCCTTGCAAGTGCTGTAAATGCAAAAGCTATGTACAATGCGAGAAATATACAACTTGAAACTGTTGATGTTAAAATTAAAAATTTAAATAAGCCATACAAAATTGTTCAACTAAGTGATATTCACATAGGTGGTTTGATAGACAAAGAGTTTATATCATCTGTTGTAAATCAAGTTAATCTTCTAAAAGCTGATGTTGTTGTAATTACAGGTGATTTAGTAGATACAGATATAAAGTATGCAAAAGAGGCCTTAGAGGAACTAAAGCATTTAAAATCTAAATATGGTACTTATTTTATAGTAGGAAATCATGAATACTTTCATGGAGTACAATCAATAATTGATTATGTAAATAATCTTGGTATAAAAACTCTAGAAAATGAAAGTGTTTATATAGGTAAAAGAGGTGAAGGATTTAATCTTTTAGGGGTTTATGATATTATGGGAAATAGAATCAATGCATATGCTCCTAATCTTAAAAGAGCTATGTTAAGTACAGATTCGGCTCCTAAAATACTTTTAGCCCATCAACCTAAATTTATTGAAGAGATAAAAGATGAAAAAATTGACTTAATCTTAAGTGGTCACACCCATGGAGGACAGATTTTTCCTTTTAATTTTTTAGTTAAACTTCAACAACCTTATGTAAAAGGTTTAAATAAACATAATGAAAATACGCAAATTTATGTAAATAAAGGAACTGGATTTTGGGGACCACCTATGAGATTGGGTGCTAGTTCAGAAATCACTCTTTTAAATATCTCTTAG
- a CDS encoding Crp/Fnr family transcriptional regulator, giving the protein MNLRDYYFFNSLNDAEIKRLEEISVLKKFSRDEILFYEKDQSKYLHLLVKGIVKIYKHDYKDNELVIHNINALSFIAEIANYEEKPFPANCSFETKGEVILIDYEKFRDEFLFKKDIAMLFIKSLSQKIKYLEGFINNSVSIDVNAKVAKFIYDNEKTINSMKQIKIAEILNIREETLSRKISSFVKKGIIQKDKRNIIILNHEKLLEEFI; this is encoded by the coding sequence ATGAATTTAAGAGACTATTACTTTTTTAATTCATTAAATGATGCAGAGATTAAAAGATTAGAAGAGATTTCAGTATTAAAAAAATTTTCTCGAGATGAAATTTTATTTTATGAAAAAGATCAATCTAAATATTTGCATTTGTTAGTTAAGGGAATAGTAAAAATATATAAACATGACTACAAAGATAATGAATTAGTCATTCATAATATAAATGCCTTATCTTTTATAGCTGAGATTGCAAATTATGAAGAGAAACCTTTTCCTGCTAATTGCTCTTTTGAAACTAAAGGAGAAGTGATACTTATAGATTATGAAAAATTTAGAGATGAATTTTTATTTAAAAAAGATATAGCAATGCTTTTTATCAAGTCTTTAAGTCAAAAAATTAAATATCTAGAGGGTTTTATAAATAATAGTGTGAGCATTGATGTAAATGCAAAAGTAGCTAAATTTATTTATGATAATGAAAAAACTATCAATAGTATGAAACAAATAAAAATAGCTGAAATATTAAATATAAGAGAAGAGACTCTATCACGAAAAATTAGCTCTTTTGTAAAAAAAGGTATTATCCAAAAAGATAAAAGAAATATAATAATTCTAAATCATGAAAAACTCTTAGAAGAATTTATCTAA
- the cysN gene encoding sulfate adenylyltransferase subunit CysN, with product MAHQSDLIATNIEQYLKEHENKDILRFITCGSVDDGKSTLIGRLLYDSKMIFEDQLAAIEKDSKKSGTTGDKMDLALLVDGLASEREQGITIDVAYRFFSTDKRKFIIADTPGHEQYTRNMATGASTADLAIILIDARQGVLTQTKRHSYIASLLGIKNLIVAINKMDLVDFSEDVFNSIKKDYEEIIEYLPHNKDIDFRFIPISALDGDNILTNSPKAPWYKDEPLMTLLDNIEINKKENNSFRLPVQYVIRPHLNFRGFSGTITSGSIEVGDEITVLPSLKTSKVKAIVSNDIKDLRPIGKDEQVETIQKAFAPMATTITLEDEIDISRGDMIVKSTDIPKISNHLSAMVVWMDETPLKLNQNYIIKRATSVINGTFNEIQFKKNINTFEEIDAETLELNDIAKCTLSLDREIAVDPYHENRYTGSFIIIDKYTNSTVGAGMIVNHIEGFAKLEEDKKEYSKAEVELNEFIRRNYPEWGCKEIY from the coding sequence ACACTAATCGGAAGACTTTTATATGATAGTAAAATGATTTTTGAAGACCAATTAGCAGCTATTGAAAAAGATAGTAAAAAAAGTGGTACAACTGGTGATAAAATGGACCTGGCACTTTTAGTTGATGGACTAGCAAGTGAAAGAGAACAAGGTATTACTATTGATGTTGCTTATAGATTTTTCTCAACAGATAAAAGAAAATTTATTATTGCAGATACTCCAGGTCATGAGCAATATACAAGAAACATGGCAACAGGAGCTTCAACAGCAGATTTAGCAATTATTCTTATAGATGCTAGACAAGGGGTTTTAACACAAACTAAAAGACACTCTTATATCGCATCTTTATTAGGTATTAAAAACCTAATCGTTGCTATTAATAAAATGGACTTAGTTGACTTTAGTGAAGATGTATTTAACTCAATCAAAAAAGATTATGAAGAGATTATTGAATACCTTCCTCATAATAAAGATATTGATTTTAGATTTATTCCAATATCTGCTTTAGATGGAGATAATATATTAACAAACTCTCCTAAAGCACCTTGGTATAAAGATGAGCCTTTAATGACTCTTCTTGATAATATTGAGATAAATAAAAAAGAGAATAACTCTTTTAGATTGCCAGTTCAATATGTAATAAGACCACACTTAAACTTTAGAGGTTTTTCTGGGACTATTACAAGTGGTTCTATTGAAGTTGGAGATGAGATTACAGTATTACCATCACTAAAAACTTCAAAAGTAAAAGCTATAGTATCAAATGATATTAAAGATTTAAGACCAATTGGAAAAGATGAACAAGTTGAAACTATTCAAAAAGCATTTGCTCCAATGGCAACAACAATAACACTTGAAGATGAGATTGATATTTCAAGAGGAGATATGATTGTAAAATCAACAGATATTCCTAAAATATCAAATCACTTATCTGCAATGGTAGTATGGATGGATGAGACTCCATTAAAGTTAAATCAAAACTATATTATCAAAAGAGCAACAAGTGTTATAAATGGTACATTTAATGAGATTCAATTTAAGAAAAATATTAATACATTTGAAGAGATTGATGCAGAGACTTTAGAATTAAATGATATAGCAAAATGTACTTTATCATTAGATAGAGAGATAGCAGTAGATCCATACCATGAGAATAGATATACTGGAAGTTTTATTATTATAGATAAATATACAAACTCTACAGTTGGAGCTGGTATGATTGTAAACCATATAGAAGGGTTTGCAAAACTAGAAGAAGATAAAAAAGAGTACTCAAAAGCAGAAGTTGAGCTTAATGAGTTTATTAGAAGAAACTACCCTGAATGGGGTTGTAAAGAGATTTACTAA
- a CDS encoding TetR/AcrR family transcriptional regulator, translating into MKAIVDKQINKIKRDLYLNAAVEYIDNNGYKQLKISQLAKNLEVSIGTIYNLFGSKEELYLEYLILKFENFFKQLVENETDSPMKNLELYLKAKYKIFIQIDKKSNYPIIDDPFFFHKLDVINHPVVTKIYQFLEKQFEKIFKNKQKIDAMHLTILFKKLSDGYIESYMLKKFDTTNIVEDTMEHFFHGLNLSKV; encoded by the coding sequence TTGAAAGCTATAGTTGATAAACAAATCAATAAAATAAAAAGAGATTTATATTTAAATGCAGCAGTAGAGTATATTGACAACAACGGATATAAACAATTAAAGATTTCACAATTGGCAAAAAATTTAGAGGTATCTATAGGTACTATATATAATCTGTTTGGATCAAAAGAGGAGTTATATTTAGAGTATCTAATTTTAAAATTTGAGAATTTCTTTAAACAATTAGTTGAAAATGAAACAGATAGTCCTATGAAAAATTTGGAACTCTATTTAAAAGCAAAGTATAAAATTTTTATTCAAATAGATAAAAAGAGTAATTATCCAATTATAGATGATCCTTTTTTCTTTCACAAATTAGATGTTATAAATCATCCCGTTGTTACAAAGATTTATCAGTTTTTAGAAAAACAGTTTGAAAAAATATTTAAGAATAAACAAAAAATAGATGCAATGCATCTTACTATACTTTTTAAAAAGCTCTCAGATGGCTATATTGAAAGTTATATGTTGAAAAAATTTGATACAACAAATATTGTTGAGGATACAATGGAACATTTTTTTCATGGTTTAAATCTATCAAAAGTATAA
- a CDS encoding aminotransferase class V-fold PLP-dependent enzyme: MKKDLYRPFFDKNTNILDFVRYNTIGKSKNEYFDYTASGLAFRQIENRLRDVLETYANTHSKESSNANITSEYYNNAILSLEKSLELTKEFAVIPTGCGSTAAIKKFQELLGLYIPPATKKRYDISIPKENLPLVIVGPYEHHSNEVSHREALCEVKRIGLTQDGLIDLEELEKTLKENQHREIIGSFCVASNVTGIITCYKDISNILRKYNAVVCFDAAASSPYMNVDCNYYDALYLSPHKLLGGPGSCGLLIIRKSIVDMSLSPTFAGGGTVSYVNSKIQEYEKELSVRETAGTPGILQLIKSALAYQLRNEIGFEFIFKRKDILLKYLLNELEKIPNITIYGNKISKNIGIISFNIKDINPYDICRRLSSNGGIQTRAGCSCAGPYGHDLLGFNSKKEIEEKPGWLRISIHYSQKEEEIDKLIKAIKQSI; this comes from the coding sequence ATGAAAAAAGATTTATATAGACCATTTTTTGATAAAAATACAAATATATTAGATTTTGTACGATATAACACTATTGGAAAAAGTAAGAATGAGTATTTTGATTATACTGCTTCAGGGCTTGCTTTTAGGCAAATAGAAAACCGTCTTAGAGATGTACTTGAAACCTATGCAAATACACACTCAAAAGAGTCTTCAAATGCTAATATTACTAGTGAATATTATAATAATGCTATCTTATCACTTGAAAAAAGCCTTGAATTAACAAAAGAGTTTGCAGTTATACCAACAGGTTGTGGGTCAACAGCTGCAATTAAAAAATTTCAAGAACTTTTAGGTCTATATATTCCCCCTGCAACTAAAAAAAGATACGATATTTCTATACCTAAAGAGAATCTACCTTTAGTAATTGTTGGACCTTATGAACACCATTCAAATGAGGTTAGTCATAGAGAAGCTCTATGTGAAGTTAAAAGAATAGGTTTAACACAAGATGGTTTAATTGACCTAGAAGAGTTAGAAAAGACGTTAAAAGAGAATCAACACAGAGAAATAATTGGAAGTTTTTGTGTAGCTTCAAATGTTACAGGGATAATCACTTGCTATAAAGATATCTCAAATATCTTAAGAAAATACAATGCTGTAGTTTGTTTTGATGCAGCAGCTAGTTCCCCATATATGAATGTTGATTGTAATTATTATGATGCTTTATATCTATCACCTCATAAATTACTAGGTGGCCCTGGAAGTTGTGGACTTTTAATTATTAGAAAATCTATTGTAGATATGAGTTTATCTCCAACTTTTGCAGGTGGAGGAACAGTTTCTTATGTAAATTCTAAAATTCAAGAATATGAAAAAGAGCTAAGTGTAAGGGAAACTGCTGGAACTCCAGGAATCTTACAACTTATTAAAAGTGCATTGGCTTATCAACTAAGAAATGAAATAGGCTTTGAATTTATTTTTAAAAGAAAAGATATTTTGCTAAAGTACTTACTAAATGAATTAGAAAAAATCCCAAATATCACAATATATGGAAATAAAATTTCTAAAAATATAGGTATTATATCTTTTAATATAAAAGATATAAATCCATATGATATTTGTAGAAGACTATCTTCAAATGGTGGTATTCAAACAAGAGCTGGATGTTCTTGTGCTGGTCCATATGGACATGACCTTTTAGGTTTTAACTCAAAAAAAGAGATTGAAGAGAAGCCAGGATGGTTAAGGATATCTATACACTATTCTCAAAAAGAAGAAGAGATAGATAAACTTATAAAAGCTATTAAGCAATCAATATAA
- a CDS encoding PLDc N-terminal domain-containing protein produces the protein MEPLIIVTLVSIAILAFVIYTVLDVIKSDFRNDTNKTIWVLFILLVAPIGSIFYMILGRKQKIK, from the coding sequence ATGGAACCTTTAATTATAGTTACACTTGTTTCTATTGCAATATTAGCTTTTGTAATATATACAGTATTAGATGTTATAAAAAGTGATTTTAGAAATGATACAAATAAAACAATTTGGGTATTATTTATTTTACTTGTAGCTCCAATAGGGAGTATTTTCTATATGATTTTAGGTAGAAAACAAAAAATAAAATAA
- a CDS encoding Hsp20/alpha crystallin family protein yields MLLTRFDPFKQFKELEKNFYNYPSNEGVNGFVPVVNTRESDGAYHIDVDLPGVKKEDISVDIDKNVLTISGERKTKEEVKEEDYYKVETSFGKFSRSFTMPENVDIENINAKSNDGVLEVIIPKVEPTKTKKTIAIE; encoded by the coding sequence ATGTTATTAACAAGATTTGACCCTTTTAAACAATTTAAAGAGTTAGAAAAAAATTTTTATAATTATCCAAGTAATGAAGGTGTAAATGGTTTTGTACCAGTAGTAAATACAAGAGAATCTGATGGTGCATATCATATAGATGTTGATTTACCAGGTGTTAAAAAAGAAGATATTTCAGTAGATATAGATAAAAATGTTTTAACAATTTCAGGTGAAAGAAAAACAAAAGAGGAAGTAAAAGAAGAAGATTATTATAAAGTTGAAACCTCTTTTGGAAAATTCTCAAGAAGTTTTACAATGCCAGAAAATGTTGATATAGAAAATATAAATGCAAAAAGTAATGATGGTGTTTTAGAAGTAATTATTCCTAAAGTGGAACCTACTAAAACAAAAAAAACCATTGCAATAGAATAA
- the typA gene encoding translational GTPase TypA — translation MRDIRNIAVIAHVDHGKTTLVDELLKQSGTFAAHQEVDERVMDSNDIEKERGITILSKNTAIDYEGVRINIIDTPGHADFGGEVERVLKMVDSVLLLVDAQEGVMPQTKFVVKKALSLGHRPIVVVNKIDKPAGEPDRVVDEVFDLFDQMGADEEQLEFPVIYAAARDGYAMHALEDEKKDLQPLFETILNEVPKPKGSEEEGLQLQVFTLDYDNFIGKIGIARIFNGTISQGETVLLCKADGEKVKGRVTKLIGFKGLERIEIKTAGAGDICAVAGFETIDVGDSLCDPANPMPLDPMHIEEPTLSVTFAVNDSPLAGTEGKFVTSNKIDERLAAEMNTNIAMNYEQIGEGKFKVNGRGELQITILAENMRREGFEFSIGRPEVITKEENGVTMEPFEHLVIDTPDEYSGTIIEKLGKKKANMTNMVPMGAGFTRLEFEIPARGLIGIRTEFLTDTKGEGVMNHSFLDFRPYSGTVESRKNGALVSMENGEALGYSIFNLQERGIMYIKPQDKVYNGMVIGEHAKSNDLDVNPIKGKALTNVRASGSDDAIKLVPPRVMSLENALEWIEEDELVEVTPKTVRIRKRELDPTARKRAAKKAKFAE, via the coding sequence ATGAGAGACATTAGAAACATTGCCGTGATTGCACACGTTGACCATGGAAAAACAACTTTGGTTGATGAATTATTAAAGCAATCTGGAACTTTCGCAGCACACCAAGAGGTTGACGAAAGAGTTATGGATAGTAATGATATTGAAAAAGAAAGAGGAATTACTATCCTTTCTAAAAATACTGCAATTGACTATGAGGGTGTTAGAATTAATATTATTGACACTCCAGGACACGCCGATTTTGGTGGAGAAGTTGAAAGGGTTTTAAAAATGGTTGACTCAGTGCTTCTTTTAGTAGATGCACAAGAGGGAGTTATGCCTCAAACAAAATTCGTTGTTAAAAAAGCATTATCTTTAGGACATAGACCTATTGTTGTTGTTAACAAAATTGATAAACCTGCTGGTGAACCAGATAGAGTTGTTGATGAAGTATTCGACCTTTTTGACCAAATGGGTGCAGATGAAGAGCAACTTGAATTCCCAGTTATCTATGCAGCAGCTAGAGATGGTTATGCAATGCATGCGTTAGAAGATGAGAAAAAAGACTTACAACCATTATTTGAAACTATTTTAAATGAAGTTCCAAAACCAAAAGGTAGTGAAGAAGAGGGATTACAACTTCAAGTATTTACACTTGATTATGATAATTTCATTGGAAAAATTGGTATTGCAAGAATTTTTAATGGAACAATTTCACAAGGTGAAACGGTTTTATTATGTAAAGCAGATGGGGAAAAAGTAAAAGGTAGAGTTACTAAACTTATTGGATTTAAAGGTTTAGAAAGAATTGAAATTAAAACTGCTGGTGCAGGTGATATCTGTGCTGTCGCTGGTTTTGAAACAATTGATGTTGGAGATTCTTTATGTGATCCAGCAAATCCAATGCCACTTGACCCAATGCATATTGAAGAGCCAACTCTTTCAGTTACATTTGCTGTAAATGATTCTCCATTAGCTGGTACTGAAGGTAAGTTTGTAACTTCAAATAAAATTGATGAAAGACTTGCCGCTGAGATGAACACTAATATTGCTATGAATTATGAGCAAATTGGTGAGGGTAAATTTAAAGTTAACGGAAGAGGTGAACTTCAAATTACAATCTTAGCTGAAAATATGAGAAGAGAAGGTTTTGAGTTCTCTATTGGTAGACCAGAGGTTATTACAAAAGAAGAAAATGGTGTAACTATGGAGCCATTTGAACATTTAGTAATTGATACTCCTGATGAGTATTCTGGAACTATTATTGAAAAACTTGGTAAGAAAAAAGCTAATATGACAAATATGGTACCAATGGGTGCTGGATTTACAAGATTAGAGTTTGAAATTCCTGCAAGGGGACTTATCGGTATTAGAACAGAGTTCTTAACTGATACAAAAGGTGAGGGTGTAATGAACCACTCATTCTTAGATTTTAGACCATATTCTGGAACAGTTGAATCAAGAAAAAATGGTGCTTTAGTATCTATGGAAAATGGAGAAGCATTAGGATATTCAATTTTCAACCTTCAAGAAAGAGGAATTATGTATATTAAGCCTCAAGATAAGGTATACAACGGAATGGTTATTGGTGAGCACGCGAAATCTAATGACTTAGATGTTAACCCTATCAAAGGTAAGGCACTTACAAACGTTAGGGCATCTGGTTCAGACGACGCAATTAAGCTAGTTCCACCAAGAGTGATGTCCCTAGAGAATGCTTTAGAGTGGATTGAGGAAGATGAGTTAGTCGAGGTAACACCAAAGACTGTAAGAATAAGAAAAAGAGAGCTTGACCCAACTGCTAGGAAAAGAGCTGCTAAGAAGGCGAAATTCGCTGAATAG
- the dauA gene encoding C4-dicarboxylic acid transporter DauA, with translation MKTFKLNLLSGIIVGIIALPLSMALAIAIGVPPQNGLYTAIIAGIIAAYFGSSKINISGPTAAFVVILIPIVQDFGLKGLLVCGLLSGFFLLLMGVLKLGNLIELIPYPVTVGFTSGIAVVIATFQIKDFFGLEINDFTGHFHQKVITIFESFHTFNPNEFIVALSTLLILIFWPKTKSKIPAPLVALGIVTIAVVLFNNYYPQFQISTIYSSFHYQIGDIKGNGIPPIPLQFSLPWEGYTIEDLNLDMFYKLLPHSVAIAILGALESLLCAVISDGMTGHKTDPNKELIGQGLANIAVPFFGGIPATAAIARTVVNIKSKANSKISSIIHAIFIFLSIAFFAPYLSYLPMASLSALLLVVAWNMSEFKHFINIIKVAPKYDVYVLLTCFILTILLDMQIAVGVGMGLASILFIKRTIDLYSINLVNNEHNSKEIHIPEDTLIYNINGPMFFGAAQQALKTLLDTEEEIKTVIVNLENVSMMDMTALVAFKSIIDNFQKNEKKLIITGVNNRILRKFHKLGITFDTKELILRQNIEAALKDLNK, from the coding sequence ATGAAAACTTTTAAATTAAACCTTTTATCAGGAATTATTGTAGGGATTATAGCTTTACCTTTATCAATGGCTTTAGCTATTGCAATTGGTGTACCACCACAAAATGGCCTTTATACTGCAATTATTGCAGGTATCATTGCTGCTTATTTTGGTAGTAGCAAAATTAATATCTCAGGTCCAACGGCAGCGTTTGTTGTCATTTTAATACCTATTGTTCAAGATTTTGGATTAAAAGGTTTATTAGTATGTGGATTATTATCAGGTTTTTTTCTTTTATTAATGGGAGTTTTAAAACTTGGAAATTTGATTGAGCTTATTCCATATCCTGTAACTGTTGGGTTTACTTCTGGTATTGCAGTTGTTATTGCAACATTTCAAATAAAAGATTTTTTTGGTTTAGAGATAAATGATTTTACAGGACATTTTCATCAAAAAGTAATCACAATATTTGAATCTTTTCACACATTCAATCCAAATGAATTTATAGTTGCATTAAGCACATTACTTATTTTAATTTTTTGGCCAAAAACAAAAAGTAAAATCCCTGCACCATTGGTAGCATTAGGTATTGTTACAATAGCTGTTGTTTTATTCAATAATTATTACCCACAATTCCAAATCTCTACAATATATTCAAGCTTTCATTACCAAATAGGAGACATAAAAGGAAATGGAATACCTCCCATACCTTTACAATTTTCACTTCCTTGGGAAGGTTATACCATAGAGGACTTAAATTTGGATATGTTTTATAAACTTCTTCCTCATAGTGTTGCAATTGCAATTTTAGGGGCATTAGAATCACTACTTTGTGCAGTAATTTCAGATGGTATGACAGGACATAAAACAGATCCAAATAAAGAGTTAATAGGTCAAGGTTTAGCTAATATAGCCGTTCCTTTTTTTGGAGGTATTCCTGCAACAGCAGCTATTGCAAGAACAGTAGTAAATATCAAATCAAAAGCTAATTCAAAAATATCTTCAATAATTCATGCTATTTTTATCTTTTTATCTATTGCTTTTTTCGCTCCTTATTTATCTTATTTACCAATGGCTTCTTTATCTGCTTTACTTTTGGTAGTAGCTTGGAACATGTCTGAATTTAAACATTTTATTAATATTATAAAAGTTGCTCCTAAATACGATGTTTATGTTTTATTGACATGTTTTATTTTAACTATTCTTTTAGATATGCAGATTGCAGTTGGAGTTGGTATGGGATTGGCTTCTATTTTATTTATTAAAAGAACTATAGATTTATATTCAATAAACTTAGTTAATAATGAACATAATTCAAAAGAGATACATATTCCTGAAGATACTTTAATATATAATATAAATGGTCCTATGTTTTTTGGAGCAGCCCAACAAGCATTAAAAACTTTATTAGATACAGAAGAAGAGATTAAAACAGTAATAGTAAACTTGGAAAACGTTTCTATGATGGATATGACTGCTCTTGTTGCTTTTAAATCTATTATAGATAACTTTCAAAAAAATGAAAAAAAACTAATAATCACTGGTGTAAACAATAGAATATTAAGAAAATTTCATAAATTAGGTATCACATTTGATACCAAAGAATTAATTTTAAGACAAAATATTGAAGCAGCATTAAAAGATCTAAATAAATAA